Proteins from one Longimicrobium terrae genomic window:
- a CDS encoding thiamine pyrophosphate-dependent dehydrogenase E1 component subunit alpha, with translation MKRFAAYDPPEYHNWTADPAEVQRYRERVSADPEREAVIRALSQDQLLDMYAGLLRNRLHDVALKRWVKNGVISKAWLGVGEEAATIGPVHALRRSGPDHDVVAPMIRNSGACHEMGMPVTDILRSYLGTADSPSLGRDLHVGELAVGVLPPISHVGDVVPVISGIALSFKQRGQDRVGMTWTGDGSTKTAAFHEGVNFAGVHQLPVVFIIQNNQVALGTRLSQHAAGSFADWPMMYGLAGGVFDGNHVLDAYAAARLAADRARAGEGPSLLVAETFRMSGHATHDEREARELFDAGLFASWGRRDPVGLYEAWLMENGIGADVLERIEARVTAEIDQAAEEALRSRESAMPVPESAVTGVYA, from the coding sequence ATGAAGCGCTTCGCCGCCTACGATCCGCCGGAGTACCACAACTGGACCGCCGACCCGGCGGAGGTGCAGCGCTACCGCGAGCGCGTCTCGGCCGATCCGGAGCGCGAGGCGGTGATCCGCGCGCTGTCGCAGGACCAGCTTCTGGACATGTACGCCGGCCTGCTGCGCAACCGCCTGCACGACGTTGCGCTCAAGCGCTGGGTCAAGAACGGCGTGATCAGCAAGGCGTGGCTGGGCGTGGGCGAGGAGGCGGCCACCATCGGGCCGGTGCACGCGCTGCGGCGCTCGGGGCCGGACCACGACGTGGTGGCGCCCATGATCCGCAACTCCGGCGCCTGCCACGAGATGGGCATGCCCGTCACCGACATCCTGCGCAGCTACCTGGGCACGGCGGACTCGCCTTCGCTGGGGCGCGACCTGCACGTGGGCGAGCTGGCCGTGGGCGTGCTGCCCCCCATCAGCCACGTGGGCGACGTCGTTCCCGTCATCTCCGGGATCGCGCTCTCGTTCAAGCAGCGCGGGCAGGACCGGGTAGGGATGACGTGGACGGGCGACGGATCCACCAAGACGGCGGCGTTCCACGAGGGCGTGAACTTCGCGGGCGTGCACCAGCTTCCGGTGGTCTTCATCATCCAGAACAACCAGGTGGCGCTGGGGACGCGGCTTTCGCAGCACGCGGCCGGCTCGTTCGCGGACTGGCCGATGATGTACGGCCTGGCCGGCGGCGTGTTTGACGGCAACCACGTGCTGGACGCCTACGCCGCCGCGCGCCTGGCCGCGGACCGCGCCCGGGCGGGGGAGGGGCCGTCGCTTCTGGTGGCGGAAACGTTCCGCATGAGCGGCCACGCCACCCACGACGAGCGCGAGGCGCGGGAACTGTTCGACGCCGGGCTGTTCGCCTCGTGGGGCCGGCGCGATCCGGTGGGATTGTACGAGGCGTGGCTGATGGAGAATGGCATCGGCGCCGACGTGCTGGAGCGGATCGAGGCGCGCGTGACGGCGGAGATCGACCAGGCGGCGGAAGAGGCGCTGCGCAGCCGCGAGAGCGCCATGCCCGTGCCGGAGAGCGCCGTCACCGGCGTGTACGCGTGA
- a CDS encoding protease inhibitor I9 family protein, giving the protein MADPGTPSYIVVFVDGTAPDAVVDALAAEHGFTPKHVFRNALQGFAAELAPEALDAVRRHPAVKYVEHDAPARVMGE; this is encoded by the coding sequence GTGGCCGATCCCGGAACGCCCAGCTACATCGTGGTTTTTGTCGATGGAACCGCGCCGGACGCGGTGGTGGACGCGCTGGCGGCGGAGCACGGATTCACGCCCAAGCACGTGTTCCGCAATGCGCTGCAGGGCTTTGCGGCGGAGTTGGCGCCGGAGGCGCTGGATGCCGTTCGCCGCCATCCCGCGGTCAAGTACGTGGAGCATGATGCGCCCGCGCGGGTGATGGGGGAGTAG
- a CDS encoding vanadium-dependent haloperoxidase yields MDSILFWNGVALEANRVSHTDPDKREQNGPTLSSRALAIVHLAMYDAYAGIVGGAGFPRYLNPAPPPPVAPPALSARDAVAGAAHQTLSALYPTQVDFFNSQLFPFDFTIPSFTFGRVVGNAVLAARANDMDARDAGYRTSTNRGRHRADPDNPGQGFHAPFYGAQTRGFAITTRHGLTPPPFAGGTSPQYLQALRDVRIRGIRTDLTAALPNALASERRTPRETADGIFWAYDGSIRLGTPPRLYNQIIRQVAFQKGNTEGDNARLFAFVNAAMGDAGILAWEAKYCHDFWRPVVGIREHDENLGPAAPYPVAVNFDDGDPGWLPQGAPSTNAPGVKNFTPNFPAYPSGHATFGAAALHVTRMFYGIAPGDKNPDALFPGTFVSDEFNGRNQDNDGTVRPRYTHPFPGGLWEMIVENAASRVLLGVHWIFDAYDFVADADGNLQPSFANENIGGVGLGLRIARDVFAAGGGLAPKMTPAGAAVPPITTPAADSPMPARPRQPASVNGCIGGPAINPGSATIDVGAAEESPATAVQDEYPSGLSEK; encoded by the coding sequence ATGGACTCGATCCTCTTCTGGAACGGCGTCGCGCTCGAAGCCAACCGGGTCAGCCACACCGACCCCGACAAGCGCGAACAGAACGGACCCACGCTTTCCTCGCGTGCGCTGGCCATCGTGCACCTGGCCATGTACGACGCATACGCCGGCATCGTGGGCGGCGCGGGCTTTCCGCGCTACCTGAACCCCGCGCCGCCGCCTCCCGTGGCCCCGCCCGCGCTTTCGGCGCGGGACGCTGTCGCCGGCGCCGCGCACCAGACGCTCTCGGCGCTGTATCCGACCCAGGTGGACTTCTTCAACTCGCAGCTCTTCCCGTTCGATTTCACCATCCCGAGCTTCACGTTCGGGCGCGTGGTGGGCAACGCGGTCCTGGCCGCCCGCGCCAACGACATGGACGCCCGCGACGCCGGGTACCGTACCTCCACCAACCGCGGCCGGCACCGCGCGGATCCCGACAACCCGGGGCAGGGCTTTCACGCGCCCTTCTACGGCGCGCAGACCCGGGGCTTCGCCATCACCACGCGCCACGGGCTCACGCCTCCGCCCTTCGCCGGCGGCACCAGTCCGCAGTACCTGCAGGCCCTGCGGGACGTGCGCATCCGGGGCATTCGCACCGATCTCACGGCCGCGCTCCCCAACGCGCTCGCCAGCGAGCGCCGAACCCCCCGGGAGACGGCGGACGGCATCTTCTGGGCGTACGACGGCTCCATTCGCCTGGGCACGCCGCCGCGGCTGTACAACCAGATCATCCGCCAGGTGGCGTTTCAGAAGGGCAACACGGAAGGCGACAACGCCCGGCTGTTCGCCTTTGTGAACGCGGCCATGGGCGACGCGGGCATCCTGGCGTGGGAGGCCAAGTACTGCCACGACTTCTGGCGCCCCGTGGTGGGAATCCGCGAGCACGATGAGAACCTGGGGCCGGCCGCGCCGTACCCGGTGGCGGTGAACTTTGACGACGGCGATCCGGGCTGGCTGCCGCAGGGTGCGCCCAGCACCAACGCACCGGGCGTCAAGAACTTCACCCCCAACTTTCCCGCGTATCCGTCGGGGCACGCCACCTTTGGCGCGGCGGCCCTGCACGTCACGCGCATGTTCTACGGCATCGCGCCGGGCGACAAGAACCCGGACGCGCTCTTCCCCGGCACCTTTGTGTCCGACGAGTTCAACGGGCGCAATCAGGACAACGACGGAACGGTGCGGCCGCGCTACACGCACCCGTTCCCCGGCGGGCTGTGGGAGATGATCGTGGAGAACGCCGCCAGCCGCGTGCTGCTGGGCGTGCACTGGATCTTTGACGCGTACGACTTCGTGGCCGACGCGGACGGGAATCTGCAGCCCAGCTTCGCCAACGAGAACATCGGCGGGGTGGGGCTGGGGCTGCGCATTGCCCGCGACGTGTTTGCCGCGGGCGGAGGTCTGGCGCCCAAGATGACGCCGGCCGGCGCCGCCGTGCCGCCCATCACCACGCCGGCCGCGGATTCGCCCATGCCGGCGCGTCCGCGGCAGCCGGCTTCCGTCAACGGCTGCATTGGCGGGCCCGCCATCAATCCGGGCAGCGCGACGATCGATGTCGGGGCGGCGGAAGAAAGCCCCGCCACCGCCGTTCAGGACGAGTATCCGTCCGGGCTGTCCGAGAAGTAA
- a CDS encoding (2Fe-2S)-binding protein: MKDLVTLHVNGDTHQVAVPTHWTLLESLRYSVGLTGSKQGCDKGDCGACTVWLNGIPTLSCITPVYEAVDKQVTTVEGLAGMRTGPGVPHPLQDAFDVCGAAQCGFCTPGILMSAAALLEENAAPSRDEIKDALSGNLCRCTGYTKILDAVEMAARTLRGEEVAA, from the coding sequence ATGAAGGACCTCGTCACCCTTCACGTCAACGGCGACACCCACCAGGTGGCGGTGCCCACGCACTGGACCCTGCTGGAATCGCTGCGCTACTCCGTGGGCCTCACGGGGAGCAAGCAGGGGTGCGACAAGGGCGACTGCGGCGCCTGCACGGTGTGGCTCAACGGCATTCCCACGCTCAGCTGCATCACCCCCGTGTACGAGGCGGTGGACAAGCAGGTGACCACGGTGGAAGGGCTTGCGGGAATGCGCACCGGGCCGGGCGTTCCCCACCCGCTTCAGGACGCGTTCGACGTGTGCGGCGCGGCCCAGTGCGGCTTCTGCACCCCCGGCATCCTGATGAGCGCCGCCGCGCTGCTGGAAGAAAACGCCGCGCCCTCGCGCGACGAGATCAAGGACGCGCTCAGCGGCAACCTGTGCCGCTGCACCGGCTACACCAAGATTCTCGACGCGGTGGAGATGGCGGCGCGCACCCTTCGCGGCGAAGAGGTGGCGGCATGA
- a CDS encoding xanthine dehydrogenase family protein molybdopterin-binding subunit translates to MSAERQEFESARGGVPLNEPEVAERGTPVVDHAPSHAGEPIPMHGSREERAGPYNVIGQRQRKTDGLEKSTGRARYTDDLTLPGMLHGKILRSPHPHARILSIDTTAALALPGVHAVVTGDEMPIPFGIIVWTPDENALAVDKVRYIGDAVAAVAAADEDTAGRAIELIRVEYEVLDAVFDAEEAARSTDVQIHEAKKAGHNGNISKIVKLEFGDVEPGLAESDVVIEGEYYFEGTTHTPIEPHCAIGQWEQGGAAEGRLTVWSSTQVPHYLHRELAKVLEIDPARVRVIQPHVGGGFGGKSEPFDLEFCVAKLAMKTGRPVKILYTREEVFYAHRGRHPFHMKYRVGATADGKLKAVDARTLLDGGAYSSFGLVTTYYSGQLLAAPYEIPAYRFNSTRVFTNKPACGPKRGHGSVQPRFAFEVTLDKLAVQLGIDPIELRRRNFMGSFRRTVNELRVTSNGFMECLDAVEAASGWKEKRSKMGYGRGLGVAGSCYISGTNYPIYPNRMPQSAVQIQVDRSGRVAVFSGASDIGQGSTSLVAYIVCEELGVPLDYVRVLPSDTDFTPVDLGSYSSRVTFMLGNACVDAARKLKALVQDAVGAEWDIPPRRVLLAGGQAMDALDTGRNMPIVKAFNLAESKHGTLGSVGSYNTPNDVHGEYRGGTIGASPAYSFTAHVAEVEVDDETGFVEVKKIWVAHDCGRAINPTIVEGQIEGSAYMGFAEALMEQNIYKDADHGRAGLHNAPSLLDYRIPTSVDTPELQALIVESIDPEGPYGAKEAGEGPLHPSIPAIANAIYDAVGIRMDRLPFSPPLVWRALRERDAAAREPERMAAD, encoded by the coding sequence ATGAGTGCGGAACGGCAGGAGTTCGAGAGCGCCCGCGGCGGCGTTCCGCTGAACGAGCCCGAGGTGGCCGAGCGCGGCACGCCCGTGGTGGACCACGCCCCGTCGCACGCGGGCGAGCCCATTCCCATGCACGGCAGCCGCGAAGAGCGCGCCGGCCCCTACAACGTCATCGGCCAGCGGCAGCGCAAGACGGACGGGCTGGAAAAATCCACCGGCCGCGCGCGCTACACGGACGACCTGACGCTGCCGGGAATGCTGCACGGCAAGATCCTGCGTTCCCCGCATCCGCACGCGCGCATCCTCTCCATCGACACGACCGCGGCGCTGGCCCTGCCCGGCGTGCACGCAGTGGTGACGGGAGACGAGATGCCCATCCCCTTTGGCATCATCGTCTGGACGCCGGACGAGAACGCGCTGGCCGTCGACAAGGTGCGCTACATCGGCGACGCGGTGGCGGCGGTGGCCGCGGCGGACGAGGACACGGCCGGGCGCGCCATCGAGCTGATCCGCGTGGAGTACGAGGTGCTGGACGCCGTCTTCGACGCGGAAGAGGCCGCGCGCAGCACGGACGTGCAGATTCACGAGGCCAAGAAGGCCGGCCACAACGGTAACATCAGCAAGATCGTCAAGCTGGAGTTCGGCGATGTGGAACCGGGCTTGGCCGAATCGGACGTGGTCATCGAAGGCGAGTACTACTTCGAGGGCACCACGCACACGCCCATCGAGCCGCACTGCGCCATCGGCCAGTGGGAGCAGGGCGGCGCGGCGGAAGGCCGGCTGACCGTCTGGTCATCCACCCAGGTGCCGCACTACCTGCACCGCGAACTGGCCAAGGTGCTGGAGATCGACCCGGCCCGGGTGCGCGTCATTCAACCGCACGTCGGTGGCGGATTCGGGGGAAAGAGCGAGCCGTTCGACCTGGAGTTCTGCGTCGCCAAGCTGGCGATGAAGACGGGGCGCCCTGTAAAGATTCTGTACACGCGCGAAGAGGTGTTCTACGCCCACCGCGGCCGCCACCCATTCCACATGAAGTACCGCGTGGGCGCCACGGCGGACGGCAAGCTCAAGGCGGTGGATGCCAGAACGCTGCTGGACGGCGGCGCGTACTCGTCGTTCGGCCTGGTGACCACGTACTACAGCGGCCAGCTGCTCGCCGCGCCGTACGAGATTCCGGCCTACCGCTTCAACAGCACGCGCGTGTTCACCAACAAGCCGGCGTGCGGCCCCAAGCGCGGCCACGGCAGCGTGCAGCCGCGCTTCGCCTTTGAGGTCACGCTCGACAAGCTGGCCGTGCAGCTGGGCATCGACCCCATCGAACTGCGCCGCCGCAACTTCATGGGCAGCTTCAGGCGCACGGTGAACGAGCTTCGCGTGACGTCAAACGGGTTCATGGAGTGCCTGGACGCCGTAGAAGCCGCCAGCGGATGGAAGGAGAAGCGATCGAAGATGGGCTACGGGCGCGGGCTGGGCGTGGCGGGATCCTGCTACATCAGCGGCACCAACTACCCCATCTACCCCAACCGGATGCCGCAGTCCGCGGTGCAGATCCAGGTGGACAGGTCGGGGCGCGTGGCCGTCTTCAGCGGCGCGTCGGACATTGGCCAGGGATCGACGTCGCTGGTGGCGTACATCGTCTGCGAGGAGCTGGGTGTTCCGCTGGACTATGTGCGCGTGCTGCCTTCGGATACGGACTTCACCCCGGTGGACCTGGGGAGCTACTCGTCGCGCGTGACCTTCATGCTGGGCAACGCCTGCGTGGACGCCGCGCGAAAGCTCAAGGCGCTGGTGCAGGACGCCGTGGGCGCGGAGTGGGACATTCCGCCCAGGCGCGTGCTGCTGGCCGGCGGACAGGCGATGGACGCGCTGGATACGGGACGCAACATGCCCATCGTCAAGGCGTTCAACCTGGCGGAATCGAAGCACGGCACGCTGGGCTCCGTCGGCTCGTACAATACGCCCAACGACGTGCACGGCGAGTACCGCGGCGGTACCATCGGCGCGTCGCCCGCCTACTCCTTTACCGCCCACGTGGCGGAGGTGGAGGTGGATGACGAGACGGGGTTCGTGGAGGTGAAAAAGATCTGGGTGGCGCACGACTGCGGGCGCGCCATCAATCCCACGATCGTCGAGGGGCAGATCGAGGGCTCGGCGTACATGGGATTCGCCGAGGCACTGATGGAGCAGAACATCTACAAGGACGCGGACCACGGGCGCGCGGGGCTGCACAACGCGCCGTCGCTGCTGGACTACCGCATCCCGACGTCGGTGGACACGCCGGAGCTGCAGGCACTGATCGTGGAGTCCATCGATCCGGAAGGCCCGTACGGCGCCAAGGAGGCGGGAGAAGGACCTCTGCACCCGTCCATTCCCGCCATCGCCAACGCCATCTACGACGCAGTGGGCATCCGCATGGACCGGCTTCCGTTCTCGCCCCCGCTGGTGTGGCGCGCGCTGCGCGAGCGGGACGCGGCCGCCCGCGAGCCGGAACGCATGGCCGCGGACTGA
- a CDS encoding TolB family protein, protein MKRARLWWLLALVPGVLLASPLAYLASVLAMDVARELWPPYAPSIQLLGWDSRGRLVFTHQEYYASAYDSGFFPCGNSGLYAVTDSGPVALVHGAPWCSRYPAPRERLSWAPRAVADSSAATLFSHLRAPALSPDGLSTVVRVFCPLQPGAANLPAGCPEQDDRLRLVPVSGGAGRVIGERGDRSPAWSNDGRWILIAARPRVRPLQQFAVLDAATGHRRVVVDGRDPALSEDGRWIAFIRTEYGDAEYRHSLRCVRADGTGERVLFTAASHRRLIDTYSPPDDYPANPVWSPDGRFIAFLRTVRGKREIWRVNADGTGLRRVTGAIPPA, encoded by the coding sequence GTGAAACGCGCCCGGCTCTGGTGGCTCCTCGCCCTGGTGCCGGGCGTTCTTCTGGCATCTCCCCTGGCGTACCTTGCCTCCGTCCTGGCGATGGACGTGGCGCGGGAACTCTGGCCGCCCTACGCGCCGTCGATTCAGCTGCTCGGCTGGGACTCCCGCGGCCGGCTCGTGTTCACCCACCAGGAATACTACGCCTCGGCGTACGACAGCGGCTTCTTTCCGTGCGGAAACTCCGGGTTGTATGCCGTAACGGATTCCGGCCCCGTTGCTCTGGTGCACGGCGCGCCCTGGTGTTCGCGGTACCCGGCCCCGCGGGAGCGCCTGTCCTGGGCGCCGCGCGCGGTGGCGGACAGCTCCGCCGCAACCCTTTTCAGCCACCTGCGTGCCCCCGCGCTTTCGCCCGACGGCCTGAGCACGGTCGTCCGTGTCTTCTGCCCGCTGCAGCCCGGCGCGGCGAATCTTCCCGCCGGCTGCCCGGAGCAGGATGACCGGCTCCGCCTCGTCCCCGTTTCCGGAGGTGCCGGACGCGTGATCGGCGAGCGTGGCGACCGCAGCCCGGCCTGGTCCAACGATGGGCGCTGGATTCTGATCGCCGCGCGTCCACGAGTGAGGCCTTTGCAGCAGTTCGCGGTGCTGGATGCCGCCACCGGCCACCGGCGCGTCGTTGTTGATGGACGCGACCCCGCCTTGAGCGAGGATGGCCGCTGGATCGCGTTCATCCGCACGGAGTACGGCGATGCGGAATACCGGCATTCACTGCGTTGCGTCCGAGCGGACGGAACGGGAGAGCGCGTGCTCTTCACGGCGGCCAGCCATCGCCGGCTCATCGACACGTATTCTCCTCCGGACGACTATCCGGCCAATCCGGTGTGGTCGCCCGACGGCCGCTTCATCGCGTTTCTACGCACGGTGCGCGGCAAGCGCGAGATCTGGCGCGTGAACGCGGACGGCACCGGCCTGCGCCGCGTAACCGGCGCGATTCCCCCCGCCTGA
- a CDS encoding WD40/YVTN/BNR-like repeat-containing protein, translated as MTKLLMGFRSGLFGYDSGTGAAPRMLFPGIQPLSLAVDPAEPARIYCASYDRGLWRSEDAGETWLPAGTPQDYFSAPTPGTIEPRETTFVSVSTQPEADGRHAVWVGTEPSRLYRSGDHGETFECVSLLDLPSRGGWAFPPRPRTHHVQSIAHGADGRIHVAIEAGAMLRGSRDGRTFEDRVPGSPIDTHVLMTHPLAPGRLYAALGDGLFTRGHSFAESRDDGGSWQYFGGGLEAVPYLYGLAINAGDPDDMLVAASRGPQSAHSTGGSSILCRKGDGWMEDAEGFPSEHSLIPVLAADPSRPGRWFALSNLGLFARERGAAAWVRLTTRGGWRGLHPTTLAVLPG; from the coding sequence ATGACGAAACTGTTGATGGGATTCAGGAGCGGGTTGTTCGGGTACGACTCCGGGACCGGCGCCGCGCCCAGGATGCTCTTTCCCGGAATCCAGCCGCTGTCGCTGGCGGTCGATCCCGCCGAGCCGGCCCGCATCTACTGCGCCAGCTACGACCGCGGCCTCTGGCGCAGCGAGGATGCCGGCGAAACGTGGCTTCCGGCCGGCACGCCGCAGGATTACTTCTCCGCGCCCACGCCGGGCACGATCGAACCGCGCGAGACCACGTTCGTGTCGGTCAGCACGCAGCCGGAGGCGGACGGGCGCCATGCCGTGTGGGTCGGCACCGAGCCCAGCCGGCTGTACCGTTCGGGCGACCACGGCGAGACGTTCGAATGCGTGTCGCTGCTGGACCTGCCATCCCGCGGGGGCTGGGCATTCCCGCCGAGGCCCCGTACCCACCACGTCCAGAGCATCGCGCACGGCGCTGACGGCCGCATCCACGTGGCGATCGAGGCCGGCGCCATGCTGCGCGGCAGCCGTGACGGGCGGACGTTCGAGGACCGGGTGCCCGGCAGCCCCATCGACACGCACGTGCTGATGACGCACCCGCTGGCACCCGGCCGGCTGTACGCGGCGCTGGGCGACGGTCTGTTCACGCGCGGGCACTCGTTCGCCGAAAGCCGCGACGATGGCGGAAGCTGGCAGTACTTCGGCGGCGGCCTGGAGGCGGTGCCCTACCTGTACGGGCTCGCCATCAACGCGGGGGACCCGGATGACATGCTCGTGGCGGCATCGCGGGGCCCGCAGAGCGCGCACTCCACCGGCGGATCGTCCATCCTGTGCCGGAAAGGCGACGGCTGGATGGAAGACGCGGAGGGGTTTCCGAGCGAGCACAGCCTCATTCCGGTGCTCGCCGCCGACCCTTCCCGTCCGGGGCGCTGGTTCGCGCTGTCAAATCTCGGCCTCTTTGCCAGGGAGCGCGGCGCCGCTGCCTGGGTCCGGCTGACGACACGCGGCGGCTGGCGCGGCCTGCATCCCACGACGCTCGCGGTTCTCCCGGGCTGA
- a CDS encoding Uma2 family endonuclease gives MTTSSLEREASLEDLLAYDGRAELIDGEIVPMSPTGHSPVKAALRIGSALDHWERAHGGGYGYGDGGSFLIHTPRQQVLSPDAAWWTGTPDEHAPVIRGAPVFVVEVRSTTDYGPSAERAMQRKRDLWFAAGVQVLWDVDVLRQHTIRVFRADASESPVTVRRGEVADAEPAVPGWRFAVDDLFV, from the coding sequence ATGACGACGTCATCCCTGGAGCGCGAGGCAAGCCTTGAGGACCTGCTGGCGTACGACGGGCGTGCCGAACTCATCGATGGAGAGATCGTCCCGATGAGCCCTACCGGACACAGCCCCGTAAAAGCCGCCCTGCGCATCGGGAGCGCGCTGGACCACTGGGAGCGCGCCCACGGCGGTGGCTACGGATACGGGGATGGCGGATCGTTTCTGATCCACACGCCGCGGCAGCAGGTGCTTTCTCCAGATGCCGCATGGTGGACCGGCACGCCGGACGAGCACGCGCCCGTCATCCGTGGCGCGCCCGTATTTGTGGTAGAAGTACGAAGCACGACGGACTACGGCCCCTCGGCCGAGCGGGCCATGCAGCGCAAGCGGGATCTGTGGTTCGCAGCCGGCGTGCAGGTGCTCTGGGATGTGGATGTGCTGCGCCAGCACACCATCCGCGTCTTTCGCGCGGACGCGTCCGAGTCGCCGGTGACCGTCCGCCGCGGCGAGGTCGCGGACGCGGAACCCGCCGTCCCCGGCTGGCGCTTCGCCGTGGACGACCTGTTCGTCTGA
- a CDS encoding Uma2 family endonuclease, whose protein sequence is MTTSSLEREATLEDLLEFDGRAELINGEIVPMSPTGHTPVSAAAQVTASLVMWARAHGGGYAYGDGGSFLIRTPRQQVLSPDAAWWVGTPDEHAPVIRGAPVFVVEVRSTTDYGPSAERAMQRKRDLWFAAGVQVLWDVDVLRQQTIRVYRADAPESPATVRRGEVADAEPAVPGWRFAVADLFV, encoded by the coding sequence ATGACGACGTCATCCCTGGAGCGAGAGGCGACGCTTGAAGACCTGCTGGAGTTCGACGGCCGGGCCGAACTCATCAATGGTGAGATCGTCCCCATGAGCCCGACAGGACACACTCCTGTTTCGGCGGCGGCGCAGGTTACGGCCTCCCTGGTGATGTGGGCCCGTGCCCATGGTGGCGGATACGCCTACGGCGATGGCGGATCGTTTCTGATCCGCACGCCGCGGCAGCAGGTGCTTTCCCCTGATGCCGCATGGTGGGTCGGCACGCCGGACGAGCACGCGCCCGTCATCCGTGGCGCGCCCGTATTTGTGGTAGAAGTACGAAGCACGACGGACTACGGCCCCTCGGCCGAGCGGGCCATGCAGCGCAAGCGGGATCTGTGGTTCGCGGCCGGTGTGCAGGTGCTCTGGGATGTAGACGTGCTCCGCCAGCAGACCATCCGCGTCTATCGCGCGGACGCGCCCGAGTCGCCGGCCACCGTCCGCCGCGGCGAGGTCGCGGATGCGGAACCCGCCGTCCCCGGCTGGCGATTCGCCGTGGCCGACCTGTTCGTCTGA
- a CDS encoding Uma2 family endonuclease: MKTAPLDHEATIEDLWKVEGRAELIDGQIVEMSPTGKRPGWAAAVIHRSLEQQEVGGAGTVVSQGVGFVLRTPRTQMLSPDVAWWTGHTDLDGEFYAGAPALAVEIRSKTDYGFAAERAMAYKRSLYFAGGCTVVWDVDVLRDETIRVCRPDDETGTVFHRGELADAEPVVPGWRFAVDDLFTR; the protein is encoded by the coding sequence ATGAAGACGGCACCCCTGGACCACGAGGCGACGATTGAGGACCTCTGGAAGGTGGAAGGGCGGGCGGAGCTCATCGATGGGCAGATCGTCGAGATGAGCCCCACAGGAAAGCGGCCCGGCTGGGCGGCTGCCGTGATTCACCGGTCGCTCGAGCAGCAGGAAGTCGGTGGCGCGGGCACAGTAGTCAGCCAAGGCGTTGGCTTTGTGCTGCGGACACCACGCACCCAGATGCTCAGCCCGGATGTGGCGTGGTGGACCGGCCACACGGATCTGGACGGTGAATTCTACGCGGGCGCCCCCGCGCTCGCCGTGGAAATCCGAAGCAAGACGGATTACGGCTTTGCCGCGGAACGCGCGATGGCGTACAAGCGCAGCCTCTACTTCGCCGGTGGCTGCACGGTGGTGTGGGATGTAGATGTTCTGCGCGATGAAACCATCCGCGTGTGCCGCCCAGACGATGAAACGGGAACGGTGTTTCACCGCGGCGAACTCGCCGACGCGGAGCCCGTGGTCCCCGGCTGGCGCTTCGCTGTCGATGATCTGTTCACCCGATGA
- a CDS encoding Uma2 family endonuclease — protein sequence MKTAPPDREATLEDLEQVEGKAELVDGRLVLVSPAGDLHGTAALNVATSLKLYQRDHGGGRAYGDNVGFVLRPRTAYAPDASWYVGPRSGARILEGAPVLAVEVRSPDDYGLRAEQRLSAKRAEYFAAGTLVVWDVDVVRDHRVRVYRSAQPFEPAVLGRGETADAEPAVPGWRFPVDELFE from the coding sequence ATGAAAACCGCACCCCCGGATCGTGAGGCGACCCTTGAGGACCTTGAACAGGTGGAGGGCAAGGCCGAACTCGTGGACGGCAGGCTGGTTCTGGTGAGCCCGGCGGGTGACCTGCACGGCACTGCGGCGCTCAACGTGGCCACAAGCCTCAAGCTCTACCAGCGCGATCACGGTGGCGGCCGGGCGTACGGCGACAACGTGGGGTTCGTCCTGCGGCCGCGGACAGCCTACGCGCCCGATGCGAGCTGGTACGTGGGACCACGATCGGGCGCGCGCATCCTGGAAGGCGCGCCCGTGCTGGCCGTAGAAGTCCGCAGCCCTGACGACTACGGACTGCGGGCTGAACAGCGCTTGAGCGCAAAGCGCGCCGAGTACTTCGCCGCGGGAACGCTGGTGGTGTGGGACGTGGACGTCGTCCGTGACCACCGGGTCCGCGTATATCGCTCAGCGCAACCGTTCGAGCCGGCGGTCTTGGGGCGCGGCGAAACGGCGGACGCGGAGCCCGCCGTTCCGGGGTGGAGGTTTCCCGTGGACGAACTGTTCGAGTAA